A window of the Virgibacillus pantothenticus genome harbors these coding sequences:
- the cydB gene encoding cytochrome d ubiquinol oxidase subunit II has product MVLMLNEVWFILIAVLFVGFLFLEGFDFGVGMAMRFVAKTPGERRVLINTIGPVWDGNEVWLITAGGAMFAAFPNWYATLFSGLYMPLVIMLLLLIGRGVAFEFRSKLDNPKWRDTWDWTIFVSSLLNPFLWGVVFAALMAGLPIDSEMNIYASLFDYITPYTLIGAIAITLLCFLHGLFFITLKTTGDLQNRARETAKKVVYAVGIALVAFVVASYFYTDIFEVRGAVLIPIFALIVVAVIFARSFALKSRDGWAFTMTGLTIALTVTSVFVGLFPRVMVSSINHAFDLTIHNAASGPYSLKVMTIVAVTLIPFVLGYQIWSYYVFRKRVKEEEHLEY; this is encoded by the coding sequence ATGGTTCTTATGCTAAATGAGGTGTGGTTTATTTTAATCGCTGTCCTATTCGTCGGATTTTTATTCTTAGAAGGCTTTGATTTTGGTGTTGGCATGGCGATGCGATTTGTTGCCAAAACACCTGGTGAGCGCCGTGTATTAATCAATACTATTGGACCAGTTTGGGATGGAAATGAAGTTTGGCTCATCACAGCAGGTGGAGCGATGTTTGCAGCATTCCCAAATTGGTACGCCACTTTATTCAGTGGTTTGTACATGCCGCTCGTTATCATGCTGCTACTGCTCATTGGACGAGGTGTAGCATTTGAATTTAGAAGTAAACTAGATAATCCCAAATGGCGCGACACTTGGGATTGGACGATCTTTGTTAGCAGTTTGTTAAATCCATTTCTATGGGGAGTGGTGTTTGCTGCATTGATGGCAGGCTTACCAATTGATAGTGAGATGAATATTTATGCTTCTTTATTTGACTATATTACGCCATATACATTAATTGGCGCCATTGCGATTACATTGCTTTGTTTCTTGCACGGTCTCTTCTTTATCACCTTGAAGACAACCGGGGACTTGCAAAATAGAGCTCGTGAAACTGCAAAAAAAGTGGTCTATGCTGTTGGTATTGCTTTAGTCGCGTTTGTAGTGGCATCCTATTTCTACACAGATATTTTCGAAGTAAGAGGTGCTGTATTAATCCCGATTTTCGCACTGATCGTGGTAGCTGTTATTTTTGCTAGAAGTTTTGCACTCAAAAGCCGTGATGGCTGGGCATTTACGATGACTGGATTAACGATTGCGCTAACAGTAACATCCGTATTCGTCGGTTTATTCCCACGAGTAATGGTAAGCAGTATTAACCATGCGTTCGACTTAACGATTCATAATGCTGCTTCAGGGCCATATTCTTTAAAAGTCATGACCATCGTAGCTGTAACATTAATACCTTTTGTGCTTGGTTATCAAATATGGAGTTATTATGTGTTCCGTAAACGTGTTAAAGAAGAGGAGCATTTAGAATACTAA
- a CDS encoding cytochrome ubiquinol oxidase subunit I: MDVITLSRIQFASTTIFHFIFVPLSIGLVFLIALMETLYVVKGKEQYKKMAKFWGHLFLINFAVGVVTGILQEFQFGMNWSNYSRFVGDVFGAPLAVEALLAFFMESTFIGLWIFGWKRLSKKVHLMCIWLVSIGTIISAFWILVANSFMQYPVGFEINNGRAEMNDFLALITSGQVWVEFPHTVFGSLATGAFLITGVSAWKLLKKQDTAFFKKSFNIALIVAIISGFGIAFTGHAQSQFLVETQPMKMAAAEGLWEDSGDPAAWTLFANIDSDNQENSFEVNIPYILSYLSYSEFSGSVEGMKSIQAKYEELYGEGDYIPPVKTTFWSFRIMVFTGGLMILLGLYGAYLSKRKKLEQSSKYLKIMIWAISLPFIGSTAGWIMTEIGRQPWVVFGHMQTQDAVSPNVTAGQVLFSLISFSAIYLILAIVMAYLFVRVIKKGPVEEEKDVKLTTDPFGEEGYGSYAK; encoded by the coding sequence ATGGACGTTATTACGTTATCGCGAATTCAATTCGCATCAACCACCATTTTTCACTTTATTTTTGTGCCTTTATCAATTGGTCTCGTCTTTTTAATTGCACTCATGGAGACATTATATGTTGTAAAAGGTAAAGAACAGTACAAAAAAATGGCGAAGTTTTGGGGACATTTATTTCTCATTAACTTTGCCGTTGGAGTCGTTACTGGTATTTTACAGGAATTCCAATTCGGGATGAATTGGTCGAACTACTCTCGCTTTGTTGGGGACGTCTTTGGAGCTCCACTTGCTGTGGAAGCACTGCTCGCTTTCTTTATGGAATCCACCTTTATTGGATTGTGGATTTTTGGTTGGAAGCGTCTATCGAAGAAAGTACATTTAATGTGTATTTGGCTCGTATCTATTGGAACGATTATTTCTGCTTTTTGGATATTAGTCGCTAACTCGTTTATGCAGTACCCAGTAGGTTTTGAAATTAATAATGGTCGGGCAGAAATGAATGATTTTCTTGCATTAATTACGAGCGGTCAAGTATGGGTCGAATTCCCACATACCGTATTTGGCTCATTAGCCACAGGAGCATTTTTAATCACGGGTGTAAGTGCATGGAAGTTATTAAAAAAACAAGACACTGCCTTCTTTAAAAAATCATTTAACATCGCATTAATTGTTGCTATTATTTCTGGTTTTGGAATTGCCTTCACTGGACACGCACAGTCCCAATTCCTAGTTGAAACACAGCCCATGAAAATGGCTGCTGCAGAGGGATTATGGGAAGATAGCGGTGATCCTGCGGCATGGACTTTGTTTGCAAATATTGATTCCGATAATCAGGAAAATTCATTTGAAGTCAATATTCCATACATTCTTAGTTACCTCTCCTACAGTGAATTTAGCGGAAGTGTAGAAGGGATGAAATCAATTCAAGCTAAATATGAAGAACTGTATGGAGAAGGAGATTATATTCCTCCGGTAAAAACAACGTTTTGGAGTTTCCGAATTATGGTTTTCACTGGTGGACTTATGATTTTATTAGGACTTTATGGAGCATATCTATCCAAACGGAAAAAACTCGAGCAAAGCAGCAAATATTTAAAAATCATGATTTGGGCTATTTCGCTACCATTCATCGGTAGTACCGCCGGTTGGATTATGACAGAAATCGGCAGACAGCCTTGGGTCGTATTTGGCCATATGCAAACACAAGATGCTGTGTCCCCAAACGTAACTGCTGGGCAAGTTCTTTTCTCACTAATCTCATTTAGTGCGATCTATTTAATCCTTGCTATTGTGATGGCTTACTTATTCGTTCGAGTAATCAAAAAAGGCCCTGTTGAAGAAGAAAAAGATGTCAAGCTAACAACAGATCCTTTTGGAGAGGAAGGGTATGGTTCTTATGCTAAATGA